Proteins found in one Microbaculum marinisediminis genomic segment:
- the dsbD gene encoding protein-disulfide reductase DsbD, which yields MKKAILAAIGPLALAVAAATAIWTAAPSAASPGTPLPADEAFALEVSRGDAGAIVVRWDIASGYYLYREQIAARAADGAPLAIETPPGVRKDDPTFGQTEIYLERAEAIVADPGDGEVEIGYQGCQDGGICYMPETRRIDVATLAVSNPAARPGPGRAFGLSSGLSSPAASPDVAWSMAPDPADEATRQDTAAAAGFALADDPGLIQSLLGDGGTLMVLAMFPLFGLLLAFTPCVFPMYPILAAALGREGEGLTARRGFTLSAVYVAGLASAFAILGAIAGWSGRNLQLALQSPVTVGVLAALFVVLALSMFGLFRLQLPARWTNWVAARTGGQNGSKRGSKRAAAALGFSSALIVGPCVTAPLAGALLYIAQTADVALGAAALFGLALGKGIPLIIMGTLGGRVMPRAGAWMESVNCVFGFGFLATAIWMATPLLPTGLDLALWSILLIALASFAFTARLPAGSVLAATRAAGAVASIYGAILMVGATSGATDPLKPLAPFAQRGGTAPATQPLNFATVLSADDLRARLASADGRPTMVYVTADWCVTCFTIERSVLPDDAVRRGLSGFQLVKADLTDVNATNTALMEQLNVAGPPTMLFFDAQAREVPDTRLVGDVTVARLTRSAERLGEAGR from the coding sequence ATGAAAAAGGCGATTCTGGCCGCGATCGGACCGCTGGCGCTGGCGGTAGCTGCCGCAACCGCGATTTGGACGGCCGCTCCTTCGGCGGCATCGCCGGGAACGCCGTTGCCCGCCGACGAGGCATTCGCCCTCGAAGTGTCGCGCGGTGACGCCGGCGCCATCGTGGTGAGATGGGACATTGCCAGCGGCTACTACCTTTACCGCGAGCAGATCGCGGCCCGCGCCGCCGACGGCGCGCCGCTTGCCATTGAAACGCCCCCGGGCGTCCGCAAGGACGACCCGACCTTCGGGCAGACGGAGATCTATCTCGAACGGGCCGAGGCCATCGTCGCCGACCCCGGCGACGGAGAGGTCGAGATCGGCTATCAGGGCTGCCAGGACGGCGGCATCTGCTACATGCCCGAAACCCGCCGCATCGACGTCGCCACGCTGGCGGTCTCCAATCCGGCGGCGCGCCCGGGTCCCGGGCGGGCTTTCGGCCTTTCCTCCGGCCTTTCCTCCCCTGCGGCATCGCCCGACGTCGCGTGGAGCATGGCGCCCGACCCGGCCGATGAGGCCACCCGACAGGACACGGCGGCCGCGGCCGGCTTCGCGCTGGCGGACGACCCCGGCCTCATCCAGTCGCTCCTGGGAGACGGCGGCACCCTCATGGTGCTCGCCATGTTCCCGCTCTTCGGCCTGCTGCTCGCCTTCACGCCGTGCGTTTTCCCGATGTACCCGATCCTCGCGGCGGCGCTGGGCCGGGAGGGCGAAGGACTGACGGCGCGCCGCGGCTTCACGCTGTCCGCCGTCTACGTCGCCGGACTGGCCTCCGCCTTCGCGATCCTCGGCGCCATCGCCGGATGGTCCGGCCGGAACCTGCAACTGGCCCTGCAATCCCCGGTGACGGTCGGCGTGCTGGCGGCGTTGTTCGTCGTGCTGGCCTTGTCCATGTTCGGGCTGTTCAGGCTCCAGCTCCCGGCCCGCTGGACGAATTGGGTGGCGGCTCGCACCGGCGGCCAGAATGGGTCGAAACGCGGATCGAAACGCGCGGCGGCGGCGCTGGGCTTCTCGTCCGCGCTGATCGTCGGCCCCTGCGTGACCGCCCCGCTGGCGGGCGCGCTCCTCTACATCGCCCAGACCGCCGATGTCGCGCTCGGCGCCGCGGCGCTGTTCGGTCTGGCCCTCGGCAAAGGCATCCCCCTGATCATCATGGGAACGCTCGGCGGCCGGGTAATGCCGCGGGCCGGCGCCTGGATGGAAAGCGTGAACTGCGTGTTCGGCTTCGGTTTCCTTGCGACCGCGATCTGGATGGCGACGCCGCTGCTGCCGACCGGCCTCGACCTCGCCCTGTGGTCCATCCTGCTCATTGCCCTGGCGAGCTTCGCGTTCACGGCCCGTCTGCCGGCCGGTTCGGTGCTGGCCGCAACGCGCGCCGCCGGCGCGGTGGCGTCGATCTACGGGGCAATCCTGATGGTCGGCGCGACGTCGGGAGCGACAGATCCGCTGAAGCCGCTCGCGCCGTTCGCACAACGCGGCGGCACCGCACCGGCCACGCAGCCCCTGAACTTCGCCACCGTCCTGTCCGCCGACGACCTGCGCGCGCGGCTGGCGTCCGCCGACGGCAGGCCGACGATGGTCTACGTCACCGCCGACTGGTGCGTGACCTGCTTCACCATCGAGCGCTCCGTCCTGCCCGACGACGCCGTCAGGCGCGGCCTGTCGGGGTTCCAGCTCGTGAAGGCCGATCTCACCGACGTCAACGCGACGAACACGGCGCTGATGGAACAGCTGAACGTGGCCGGCCCCCCGACCATGCTGTTCTTCGACGCCCAGGCGCGCGAGGTGCCGGACACCCGGCTCGTCGGCGACGTCACCGTCGCCCGGCTGACGCGGTCGGCCGAACGCCTCGGCGAGGCCGGTCGATGA
- a CDS encoding TlpA disulfide reductase family protein: protein MNAVSLGPLVLAADRFAVVLGALVFILVAGVIARRIDRRFDAWTWWVLIGGIAAARLGHVAINWRSFADEPLRAFALWQGGFYWPAGLAAIALSVLLVLRTNRQRAWALASLAAAFIVWNTTSQLVGGTRAIALPTETFETLSGADHSFLAGRGTPQVINLWATWCPPCRREMPMMADVAATTDGVGFVFANQGETADQVRRYLADAGISLETVLLDRSGALARHYAARGLPATLFLDAEGTLSHAHLGEISREVLMDRIARMRDRQD, encoded by the coding sequence ATGAACGCCGTCTCGCTCGGGCCGCTCGTCCTTGCCGCGGACCGCTTCGCGGTGGTTCTCGGCGCCCTTGTCTTCATCCTCGTGGCGGGGGTGATCGCGCGTCGGATCGACCGCCGCTTCGATGCCTGGACCTGGTGGGTGTTGATCGGCGGAATCGCGGCCGCCCGGCTCGGCCACGTGGCGATCAACTGGCGCAGCTTCGCCGACGAGCCCCTGCGCGCCTTCGCGCTGTGGCAGGGCGGGTTCTACTGGCCGGCGGGCCTTGCCGCCATCGCGCTCAGCGTCCTCCTGGTGCTGCGGACCAATCGCCAGCGCGCCTGGGCCCTCGCCTCGCTTGCCGCGGCCTTCATCGTCTGGAACACCACCTCACAGCTCGTCGGCGGCACCAGGGCGATCGCGCTGCCCACGGAGACGTTCGAAACGCTTTCCGGCGCGGACCACAGCTTCCTTGCCGGCCGCGGCACGCCGCAGGTGATCAATCTCTGGGCCACCTGGTGCCCGCCCTGCCGGCGCGAAATGCCGATGATGGCCGACGTCGCCGCCACGACCGACGGCGTCGGCTTCGTCTTTGCCAACCAGGGCGAGACCGCCGACCAGGTCCGGCGCTACCTGGCGGATGCCGGGATCTCGCTCGAGACCGTCCTGCTCGACCGCTCCGGCGCGCTGGCCCGGCACTACGCCGCGCGCGGCCTGCCGGCCACGCTCTTCCTGGACGCCGAGGGAACGCTGTCCCACGCCCATCTCGGCGAGATCTCGCGCGAGGTGCTCATGGACCGTATCGCCAGGATGCGGGACCGGCAGGATTGA
- a CDS encoding DsbA family protein, which yields MMNRRQMLKTTAAGTAAMLLPSLSHAQAYPSVQEVLFDSEIPVLGNLVGDVTIAEYFDYQCPYCKRGHRDLLDLVREDGKVRLVMKDWPIFGGASVYAANLVLAAGEDYETALNALMATPARLSRDEVDETLADAGLDAAVLYGRYEKDRPRVDGILARNTSQARAFGFSGTPVYIVGTKIYRGAIDRAAMIEAIAAARES from the coding sequence ATCATGAACCGCAGACAGATGCTGAAGACCACGGCGGCGGGAACGGCGGCCATGCTGCTGCCCTCGCTGTCGCACGCGCAGGCCTACCCGAGCGTCCAGGAAGTTCTGTTCGACTCCGAAATCCCGGTACTGGGAAACCTCGTCGGCGACGTTACGATCGCGGAATATTTCGACTACCAGTGCCCCTACTGCAAGCGCGGTCACCGCGATCTCCTCGACCTCGTCCGCGAGGACGGCAAGGTTCGCCTGGTCATGAAGGACTGGCCGATCTTCGGTGGCGCCTCGGTCTACGCGGCGAACCTCGTCCTTGCCGCCGGCGAAGACTACGAGACGGCTCTCAACGCCCTGATGGCCACGCCGGCGCGCCTGTCGCGGGACGAGGTCGACGAGACATTGGCGGACGCCGGCCTCGATGCCGCCGTGCTATACGGCCGCTACGAGAAGGACCGGCCGCGCGTCGACGGCATTCTCGCCCGCAACACCAGCCAGGCGAGAGCCTTCGGCTTCAGCGGCACGCCGGTCTATATCGTCGGCACGAAGATCTACCGCGGGGCGATAGACAGAGCCGCCATGATCGAGGCCATCGCCGCGGCGCGCGAAAGCTGA
- a CDS encoding lipoprotein, which yields MKRSIVIAFAAIALAGCQSDTTGTAPVATATNAADLSDLVGARGSSGEMALQSRGYELARTQGLTAFWWNSASGTCARVVTGDGRYQTVDTVAPADCGQSGGAPATATATAGGPPADIADMVGAKGGQAEMGLNARGYELARTKGLTAFWWNASTSTCAQIVTSDGRYKTINSVAPNNCGS from the coding sequence ATGAAAAGGTCAATTGTCATAGCCTTTGCCGCGATTGCGCTCGCCGGGTGCCAGAGCGACACGACCGGCACGGCGCCGGTGGCGACTGCGACGAATGCGGCGGACCTGTCGGATCTGGTCGGCGCCAGGGGCTCGTCGGGGGAGATGGCGCTGCAGTCGCGCGGCTATGAACTCGCCCGCACCCAGGGCCTGACGGCGTTCTGGTGGAACAGCGCGTCGGGCACCTGCGCCCGCGTGGTTACCGGCGACGGGCGCTATCAGACGGTCGATACCGTGGCGCCGGCGGATTGTGGCCAGTCGGGCGGCGCGCCGGCCACGGCGACGGCTACGGCCGGCGGTCCGCCGGCGGACATCGCGGACATGGTCGGGGCCAAGGGCGGCCAGGCGGAGATGGGTCTCAACGCCCGCGGCTATGAGCTTGCCCGGACCAAGGGTCTGACGGCGTTCTGGTGGAATGCGTCGACGAGCACCTGTGCGCAGATCGTGACGTCGGACGGCCGCTACAAGACGATCAATTCGGTGGCGCCGAACAATTGCGGATCGTAG
- a CDS encoding helix-turn-helix domain-containing protein, which produces MRLITRDCSDRSARPDWQPPRLFSHVERFDFTNRREHLIVRSVPVGPRGFRVVEITSSGHQSMTMEFTRTVIVFPMTGKLECTVGHKTIRAARGDAVMFGPIRRKTTVHPDETGTYRSLSIISPAAEDGRSDGRRTNSALAAGEWKLRRDPEALGPIMAFLDYMFTDLASASSVLASNRVLAAAEILISGYFDQLLQGQVGGAANGAALSRKQVSTARAYMVAHYADPISVSDIAKACDVSVRNLQATFKSVVGLSPRQVLTAIRLERARHALERATGGASVADAALGAGFCHLGRFSKTYRATYGELPSETLRKSR; this is translated from the coding sequence TTGCGGCTGATCACGCGAGATTGCTCCGATCGGAGCGCGAGACCAGACTGGCAGCCTCCGCGCCTGTTCAGCCATGTCGAGCGGTTTGATTTCACGAACCGGCGCGAACACCTGATTGTTCGGTCCGTCCCCGTTGGCCCGCGCGGGTTCCGCGTTGTGGAGATCACCTCGTCGGGCCATCAATCCATGACGATGGAGTTCACCCGGACAGTCATCGTTTTTCCGATGACGGGAAAGCTCGAATGCACCGTCGGTCACAAGACGATACGCGCGGCGCGCGGCGATGCGGTGATGTTCGGGCCGATACGGCGGAAGACGACCGTGCATCCCGATGAGACGGGAACCTATCGGTCGCTATCGATCATTTCACCTGCGGCGGAAGACGGCAGGAGCGACGGACGCCGCACGAACAGCGCGCTCGCTGCCGGTGAGTGGAAGCTGCGCCGGGATCCCGAGGCGCTGGGGCCGATAATGGCCTTTCTCGACTACATGTTTACGGACCTCGCATCCGCGTCTTCCGTGCTCGCATCGAACCGGGTGCTCGCCGCCGCCGAGATCCTGATCAGCGGATATTTCGATCAACTCCTGCAGGGGCAGGTCGGAGGTGCCGCGAACGGTGCCGCGCTTTCGAGAAAGCAGGTCAGCACGGCCCGAGCGTACATGGTTGCGCACTATGCCGACCCGATATCGGTTTCGGACATCGCGAAGGCTTGCGACGTCAGTGTCCGGAATCTGCAGGCGACGTTCAAGTCGGTCGTCGGTCTGTCTCCGCGCCAGGTTCTCACCGCAATCAGACTGGAGCGTGCACGGCATGCGCTCGAACGGGCGACCGGCGGCGCATCGGTCGCCGATGCTGCTCTTGGCGCCGGTTTCTGCCATCTCGGTCGATTCTCGAAGACGTACCGCGCGACATACGGGGAGCTGCCGTCCGAGACTTTGCGCAAATCAAGATGA
- a CDS encoding SH3 domain-containing protein, giving the protein MGPVRLIAASALWISMVILSVQGVTTRSFATADTDATPPPNAESVAQGRAGGATILAEADGPDFWAVTGVPAGDTLNVRSGPGTSNPVIARAQNGQVFRNLGCRMTGSTRWCEVETRDGALRGWVSGHYLRETGGGGTVGGGSGGSTVPELAVRSTGEIEVRWASGCTILYNPRGGRIQSGGSCSTSQRGRSDDAVARYLREQGGGSAEGGGAGGTIDMRGFGAVTGGGSTTGQIISRNGRTYAVIISASQDGFTCTGSFDAAPGSRQSMSTPINCTNGATGSAILGARSDGYLLTFSTMSGSGGYVRFR; this is encoded by the coding sequence ATGGGCCCTGTTCGCCTGATAGCTGCCTCGGCCCTCTGGATCTCGATGGTCATACTGTCGGTTCAGGGAGTGACGACACGTAGCTTCGCCACCGCAGACACCGATGCGACCCCGCCACCGAATGCCGAGTCGGTGGCGCAGGGCCGCGCCGGCGGGGCGACGATCCTGGCAGAAGCCGACGGGCCCGACTTCTGGGCTGTGACCGGTGTACCGGCAGGCGACACGCTGAACGTACGCAGCGGACCGGGGACATCGAACCCGGTGATTGCACGCGCGCAAAACGGTCAGGTTTTTCGCAATCTCGGATGCCGCATGACCGGCAGCACACGCTGGTGCGAGGTGGAGACCCGCGACGGTGCCCTTCGTGGCTGGGTTAGCGGCCACTATCTGCGCGAGACCGGTGGCGGCGGAACCGTAGGCGGCGGCAGCGGCGGCTCGACGGTACCGGAACTTGCCGTCCGCAGCACCGGCGAGATCGAAGTACGCTGGGCCTCGGGCTGCACCATCCTCTACAACCCGCGCGGCGGGCGGATCCAGTCGGGCGGAAGCTGCTCGACATCGCAACGCGGCCGCTCCGACGACGCGGTTGCCCGATACTTGCGGGAGCAGGGCGGCGGTTCGGCCGAAGGAGGCGGCGCCGGCGGGACGATAGATATGCGCGGCTTCGGAGCCGTCACCGGTGGCGGATCGACCACGGGACAGATCATCTCCCGAAACGGCCGGACCTATGCGGTGATCATCTCGGCCTCGCAGGACGGCTTCACCTGCACGGGTTCCTTCGATGCGGCACCAGGCAGTCGCCAGTCGATGAGTACCCCCATCAACTGCACCAATGGCGCAACCGGAAGCGCGATCCTGGGCGCCAGAAGCGACGGCTATCTGTTGACCTTCAGCACCATGAGCGGCTCGGGCGGCTACGTGCGGTTCCGATAG
- a CDS encoding CPBP family intramembrane glutamic endopeptidase, which produces MTGTQTSPAGSERFGWLERPNDDFPFYRGRPVGISTGGWLVVLAGVALGFLVLTQGPRLMSGTPSRFLLALLYSAIPLTALAIVAGRHWTALFRPLKAMDFALMAGFALLNLVVTLIVGQITVRLIDTTANSAIADASQLAGTDRLAFFALTGIQLVGEEVMSILPFLALLYWLCGRGGMSRRTAIVIATLVVAILFAAEHLPTYDWNLLQTLMGVGVARIVLLLPYLMTKNLLVSAGAHILNDWIFFGITILGAATVHEP; this is translated from the coding sequence ATGACCGGTACACAGACATCGCCCGCCGGTTCGGAGCGGTTCGGTTGGCTGGAACGGCCCAACGACGATTTTCCGTTCTACCGGGGCCGGCCCGTCGGGATTTCGACCGGCGGCTGGCTGGTCGTGCTCGCCGGCGTTGCCCTGGGGTTCCTCGTTCTCACGCAGGGGCCCCGACTGATGAGCGGGACACCCTCGCGATTCCTGCTCGCGCTCCTCTATTCCGCGATCCCGCTGACGGCGTTGGCGATCGTCGCCGGCCGGCATTGGACAGCGCTTTTCCGGCCGCTGAAAGCCATGGATTTCGCGCTGATGGCCGGATTTGCCCTGTTGAACCTCGTGGTCACCCTGATCGTCGGCCAGATCACGGTCAGGCTGATCGACACCACGGCGAATTCGGCGATCGCAGACGCAAGCCAACTGGCCGGAACCGACCGCCTGGCCTTCTTCGCTTTGACGGGAATACAGCTTGTCGGCGAAGAGGTGATGTCCATTCTGCCGTTTCTGGCCCTCCTGTACTGGCTGTGCGGGCGGGGCGGCATGAGCCGCAGGACCGCGATCGTGATCGCGACACTCGTCGTGGCGATCCTGTTCGCCGCCGAACACCTGCCGACCTACGACTGGAACCTGCTCCAGACGCTCATGGGCGTGGGCGTGGCGCGGATCGTGCTGCTGCTCCCCTACCTCATGACCAAGAACCTGCTGGTCTCGGCCGGCGCGCATATCCTGAATGACTGGATCTTCTTCGGGATCACGATCCTCGGCGCCGCAACGGTGCACGAACCATGA
- a CDS encoding M13 family metallopeptidase produces MKTQAASRLVSCAAGLALVPVIAVAQDGAVPQSGPDALEFSVQNMDLTADPRVDFQRFAAGGWIDRVERPAKLAAFGMAAVMQERLGAQMRETLAKAADAAATAPKGSPAQQVGAFYAAYMDTAARDAAGMDPIRAELDAIAAIDGNDDLVRYLAHWTETAGFPPLAAIVPSADAADNTRYALVAVGGSLALKRLLASVYDQHEHAPQREAYRAYIAGTLKVAGYAPGREADLAGMIDALEVEIHAGEPTPAERIDPRNRYHPMSVAELQSQIPDLDLTLFIESLGFSKPETIVLYMPRYFPVLSQVLRDHDMQDIRDYLSYRLIHQFSNVLSTDFEAPSQAFRVAMTGVEIEPTREEKALALTTESLGQPLGQVYVDTHFSKAQRERAAQVIELVRAAFLARIPTRVWLTDATRTEALEKAEALYFKVGYPDAWIDFSGVEIGSDPVANLTNIARFDWQRTVADFAGPVKHDPFSAPSTLPEVINAAYIPAENGFQVPAAFLQSPVFQPEMDAPVWFCRLGAVLGHEMTHGFDSQGRNYDAKGNLRNWWTAEDEAAFAAEARKLVEQADAYEALPGLNVRGAQTVGENMADVGGINFAYDALTTWLQDHPEQNVEIDGYTPQQRCFIAWTQLWTEKTTDAYVTNQVTTNEHPPNNYRATAALQHVDAFYEAFGIEDGDPMWLPPEKRVRAW; encoded by the coding sequence ATGAAGACGCAGGCAGCCAGCCGGCTCGTCTCTTGTGCCGCAGGATTGGCGCTGGTGCCGGTCATCGCGGTCGCGCAGGACGGCGCGGTGCCGCAAAGCGGTCCCGATGCGCTGGAATTCTCGGTGCAGAATATGGACCTCACGGCGGATCCGCGGGTGGACTTCCAGCGTTTCGCCGCGGGCGGCTGGATCGATCGCGTCGAACGGCCGGCAAAGCTCGCCGCTTTCGGAATGGCCGCCGTGATGCAGGAGCGGTTGGGCGCGCAAATGCGCGAAACACTGGCCAAGGCGGCCGACGCGGCGGCAACGGCCCCGAAGGGAAGCCCCGCGCAGCAGGTCGGCGCCTTCTACGCCGCCTACATGGATACCGCCGCCCGCGATGCCGCCGGAATGGACCCCATACGCGCTGAACTCGATGCCATCGCCGCGATCGACGGCAATGACGATCTCGTGCGGTATCTCGCGCACTGGACCGAGACGGCCGGCTTTCCTCCGCTCGCCGCCATCGTCCCAAGCGCCGATGCGGCCGACAACACACGCTACGCGCTCGTCGCAGTGGGCGGTAGCCTCGCCCTGAAGCGGCTGCTGGCCTCTGTCTACGACCAGCACGAGCACGCGCCTCAGCGGGAAGCCTATCGCGCCTATATCGCCGGCACGCTGAAAGTGGCGGGATACGCCCCCGGGCGCGAGGCGGACCTGGCCGGGATGATCGATGCGCTGGAGGTGGAAATTCACGCCGGCGAGCCAACGCCGGCCGAGCGGATCGATCCGCGCAACCGCTATCACCCGATGAGCGTCGCAGAGCTGCAGTCGCAGATCCCGGACCTCGACCTGACGCTGTTCATCGAAAGCCTCGGCTTCTCGAAGCCTGAGACGATCGTGCTCTATATGCCCCGCTACTTTCCGGTGCTCTCGCAGGTCCTGCGCGATCACGACATGCAGGACATCCGCGACTACCTGTCCTACCGGCTGATCCACCAGTTCTCCAATGTGCTGAGCACGGACTTCGAGGCACCCAGCCAGGCGTTCCGGGTGGCGATGACCGGCGTCGAGATCGAGCCCACCCGCGAAGAGAAGGCGCTGGCCCTGACGACGGAAAGCCTGGGTCAGCCGCTGGGGCAGGTCTACGTCGACACGCATTTTTCCAAGGCCCAGCGCGAAAGGGCGGCACAGGTGATCGAGCTCGTCCGCGCCGCGTTCCTTGCCCGTATCCCGACCCGTGTCTGGCTGACCGACGCCACACGAACCGAGGCTCTGGAAAAGGCCGAGGCGCTCTACTTCAAGGTCGGGTACCCCGATGCGTGGATCGACTTTTCCGGTGTCGAGATCGGCAGCGATCCGGTTGCCAATCTGACCAACATCGCGCGCTTCGACTGGCAACGAACGGTCGCCGATTTCGCGGGACCGGTGAAGCACGACCCGTTCAGCGCACCGTCGACCCTGCCCGAAGTCATCAACGCTGCCTACATCCCCGCGGAAAACGGCTTCCAGGTGCCCGCCGCCTTCCTTCAGTCACCAGTGTTCCAGCCGGAGATGGATGCGCCAGTGTGGTTCTGCCGGCTGGGCGCGGTCCTGGGCCACGAGATGACGCATGGCTTCGACAGCCAGGGCCGCAACTACGACGCCAAGGGCAACTTGCGCAATTGGTGGACCGCCGAGGACGAGGCCGCCTTCGCCGCCGAAGCGCGGAAGCTGGTCGAACAAGCCGACGCCTACGAGGCGTTGCCCGGCCTCAACGTCCGCGGCGCCCAGACCGTCGGCGAGAACATGGCCGATGTCGGCGGCATCAACTTCGCCTATGACGCCCTGACGACCTGGCTGCAGGACCATCCCGAGCAGAACGTCGAGATCGACGGATACACGCCCCAGCAGCGGTGCTTTATCGCGTGGACGCAGCTCTGGACGGAGAAGACCACCGACGCCTACGTCACGAACCAGGTCACGACCAACGAGCATCCGCCGAACAACTACCGCGCCACCGCAGCGCTTCAGCACGTCGATGCCTTCTACGAGGCCTTCGGAATCGAGGACGGCGATCCCATGTGGCTGCCGCCCGAGAAGCGGGTGCGTGCCTGGTGA